The Neorhodopirellula lusitana genome has a segment encoding these proteins:
- a CDS encoding ParB/RepB/Spo0J family partition protein, protein MSTFDRNAGKAGASGGGESSSVQSLDLPIDDIQPNPFQPRREFNPEEIASLAESLKNHQQLQPVLVRIVDGKYQLISGERRLRATIHAGLKTIRAEVREADDRLVAELAIIENLQRKDLNPIEKAMSFKRYIDEHKCKQDDLARRLSIDRSTIANLMRLLELPESILEMLTAGEISAGHARALLPIGEEQVQLTMAKRIADESMSVRATEGAVSELLRAEEDSETGLKVTNKSRQKRKPIPPHIEAMQQEMRMVFGTKVEIKASARSRGKITLHFSDAEEFERLRALLGNASRPQLRVAG, encoded by the coding sequence CTGTCCACCTTCGATCGCAACGCTGGCAAGGCTGGTGCGTCGGGCGGTGGCGAGTCGAGTTCGGTGCAGTCGCTTGATCTTCCGATCGACGACATCCAGCCCAACCCGTTTCAGCCGCGTCGCGAATTCAATCCAGAAGAGATTGCATCGCTGGCGGAGAGCCTTAAGAATCATCAACAGTTGCAACCGGTCCTGGTTCGCATCGTTGACGGCAAGTACCAGTTGATCAGCGGTGAGCGTCGCTTGCGGGCGACGATCCACGCCGGTCTGAAAACGATCCGGGCCGAGGTGCGTGAGGCGGATGATCGTTTGGTTGCCGAGTTGGCGATCATCGAGAACCTGCAACGCAAGGACCTCAATCCGATCGAAAAGGCGATGTCGTTCAAACGCTACATCGACGAACACAAATGCAAACAAGACGATCTGGCTCGCCGGTTGAGTATCGACCGGAGCACGATTGCCAACCTGATGCGTCTGTTGGAATTGCCCGAATCGATTCTGGAAATGCTGACCGCTGGCGAGATCAGTGCAGGTCACGCTCGTGCGTTGCTGCCGATCGGTGAAGAGCAAGTTCAGTTGACGATGGCCAAACGAATCGCCGACGAGTCCATGAGCGTTCGGGCGACCGAGGGTGCAGTCAGCGAACTGTTGCGAGCCGAAGAGGATTCGGAGACCGGCTTGAAGGTGACGAACAAGTCACGTCAAAAACGCAAGCCGATTCCACCGCACATCGAAGCGATGCAGCAAGAGATGCGGATGGTCTTTGGGACCAAGGTGGAGATCAAGGCGTCGGCGAGAAGCCGCGGCAAGATCACGCTTCACTTCAGTGACGCGGAAGAGTTCGAGCGTCTGCGTGCGTTGCTTGGTAACGCATCGCGTCCACAACTTCGCGTCGCCGGCTAG